Part of the Thermococcus barossii genome is shown below.
CAAGACTGCGGCTACGGCGTGAAGGTGGTGAGAGGATGAGCAGGGCCATCAAAGCCCAGCTCGTGAAGTACTCCCGGCTGGCCCATGAGAGGGGACTTACGGCAGCATTTGGAGGAAACATGAGCATCAGAAAAGGAAACCTCGTCTTTATCAAGGCCACCGGGGCCGTCATGGACGAAATGACGGGGGAACAGGTCGCCGTAATCGACATGAAAGGGAGGCAGGTCTCCGGCGTGAGGCCCTCCTCCGAATACAGGCTCCACCTGGAGATCTACCACAAGAGGCCGGAGGTGACGGCAATAGCGCACCTCCACCCGCCGTATTCCATAACCGCCTCCACCATCATCGATGTCGAGCTTCCCATAATAACTCCCGAGGCCGAGATATACCTGAAGAGAATCCCGATAGTGCCGTTCAGACCGGCAGGGACTGAGGAGCTGGCCAGGATTGTCGCGGAAACGATGTGCCACTCCGACGCCGCCATCATGGAGAACCACGGCATAGTTACCGTGGGGAGGAGCCTGAGGGAGGCGTTCTACAAGGCAGAGCTTGTGGAGGAGAGCGCCAAACTGTGGTACCTGAGCAGAAAAGGCTGAGCAAACGCAGGAAATGAGCGGGAAAAGAAAAACGCTCACTTGACCTGCTCAAGGGCACCGAGGACCTCCCAGA
Proteins encoded:
- a CDS encoding aldolase; its protein translation is MSRAIKAQLVKYSRLAHERGLTAAFGGNMSIRKGNLVFIKATGAVMDEMTGEQVAVIDMKGRQVSGVRPSSEYRLHLEIYHKRPEVTAIAHLHPPYSITASTIIDVELPIITPEAEIYLKRIPIVPFRPAGTEELARIVAETMCHSDAAIMENHGIVTVGRSLREAFYKAELVEESAKLWYLSRKG